A single region of the Thermococcus zilligii AN1 genome encodes:
- the cas10 gene encoding type III-B CRISPR-associated protein Cas10/Cmr2 → MIPQTYARALLEVAPSRILASLIDGKDVLPPEWRRLSSYPIRGKPDKFVLKHPISAREMELKNLNGFWSSANDEEKKRFLDALRKAEETVAGELEKAGSIREFARLWDKLPAELREKYENVLKENGFSPAIAEELVNFPADPMLPDHDWLSRLDVYASLRAGKVKLLRFKLSPIQGFIANARPERDLWAGSHILSLLTYLAISKIWNNYGPHSVIFPHLRGQPFFEHELSELTDKRKLLISNIPNKVLAVVPADADLEALEKEIREGIASFLEHLFEAAWEFYGMGAYFEWSGDYENTLRRYFSITLEGIPLEKLKPENVISENLAEYLKGIPDGEESEIHSYSELFLLLDQLTEFKSREHVRPEQKAGFKCTLCGEHLAIGGDADYTTVKERWKKFVDALHKGGIYDIKAGERLCPLCLVKRFYRRFYPLWENNFEVVTLTGEEIGRIGRNIFTARALRGMTFSSVSEVAMRRPTREAIEKYENGELYVEENGERRPVTWADVYGWVLHKLGIENSKSLKFGGSRAADLTPLLNSLSGSLRPLFKELAPNSEVFYVENLRDIKALAKIYGTDENDPSLAGVDLDSIRNAVNGLAKLIGEPPKYYAILKMDGDNMGKIISGDRAVKTLREYALGDAPNLSRPVTPPIHIAITRSLSRFAVDKVPAESERKKAELLYAGGDDVFALIPTDKSVGLAYNLQEHFRTDWDGFEPLQGRTTSMSAGLLVVYYKEPLYSAVRRVNELEHLAKESGKNALAIGYLKHSGSYYRIAVNWRLFEGQESSPLQSLLRELQEDEKGLSNKVIYEIADGVDTWPNDPDAVLNLLKYELSRHSNYKEKKDEQVFRRLAEFLWVARHVRVRVSGEDLRKLGLKDDRETATKINKAIEEIIVDDPVRGEPDERFGDLERELANFMNGGNGEGLWFKRLTAGLSSVVGENKASEIAGLVLRKQLRDAAHLLKVLLEMGVGA, encoded by the coding sequence ATGATACCCCAGACCTATGCCCGGGCCCTTCTCGAAGTCGCCCCTTCGAGGATTCTCGCCTCCCTCATCGACGGAAAAGACGTACTTCCCCCCGAATGGAGGCGCCTCTCCAGCTATCCCATCCGCGGGAAACCCGACAAATTCGTTCTCAAACATCCAATAAGCGCCAGGGAGATGGAGCTCAAAAACCTCAACGGGTTCTGGTCTTCGGCGAACGATGAAGAAAAAAAGAGGTTCCTCGATGCTCTGAGGAAAGCGGAGGAAACCGTGGCGGGGGAGCTTGAAAAGGCCGGCTCAATTAGAGAGTTCGCGAGGCTCTGGGACAAGCTCCCCGCGGAGCTTAGGGAGAAGTACGAAAATGTCCTTAAAGAGAACGGTTTCAGCCCCGCAATCGCCGAAGAGCTCGTCAACTTCCCGGCCGACCCGATGCTTCCGGACCACGACTGGCTCAGCAGGCTCGACGTTTACGCCTCCCTCAGGGCAGGAAAAGTGAAGCTCCTCCGCTTCAAGCTTTCCCCGATCCAGGGCTTCATCGCAAACGCGAGGCCCGAGAGAGACTTGTGGGCTGGCAGCCACATACTCAGCCTCTTAACGTACCTCGCCATCTCCAAAATCTGGAATAACTACGGCCCGCACTCGGTTATATTCCCCCACTTGAGGGGACAGCCCTTCTTCGAGCACGAGCTCTCCGAGCTCACTGATAAGCGGAAGCTCCTGATAAGTAACATACCCAACAAGGTGCTCGCGGTTGTCCCGGCCGATGCCGACCTGGAGGCCCTTGAAAAAGAAATACGGGAAGGGATAGCGTCTTTTTTAGAGCACCTCTTCGAAGCGGCCTGGGAGTTCTACGGGATGGGAGCCTACTTTGAGTGGAGCGGGGACTACGAAAATACCTTAAGGAGATATTTCTCGATCACCCTCGAGGGGATCCCCCTCGAAAAGCTTAAACCTGAGAACGTCATCTCCGAAAACCTGGCCGAGTATCTCAAAGGGATTCCCGACGGGGAAGAGAGTGAAATCCACTCCTATTCAGAGCTTTTCCTCCTCCTCGACCAGCTGACGGAATTCAAGTCCAGGGAGCACGTGAGGCCTGAGCAGAAGGCCGGCTTCAAGTGCACCCTGTGCGGCGAGCACCTTGCTATCGGGGGTGACGCCGACTACACGACGGTTAAAGAAAGGTGGAAGAAGTTTGTTGATGCCCTGCACAAGGGAGGAATCTACGACATAAAGGCCGGCGAGCGCCTCTGCCCGCTCTGCCTCGTCAAGAGGTTCTACAGGAGGTTCTACCCGCTGTGGGAGAACAACTTTGAAGTCGTTACACTAACGGGAGAAGAGATTGGAAGAATCGGCAGGAACATCTTCACGGCCAGGGCCCTCCGGGGAATGACATTCTCCTCGGTAAGCGAAGTTGCCATGAGAAGACCAACCAGAGAGGCCATCGAGAAGTACGAAAATGGAGAACTTTACGTCGAGGAAAACGGCGAAAGAAGGCCGGTGACGTGGGCCGATGTGTACGGGTGGGTTCTGCACAAGCTGGGGATTGAGAACTCGAAGTCCCTAAAATTCGGCGGGTCGCGTGCGGCCGACCTGACCCCCCTGCTCAATTCCCTTTCGGGTTCTTTGCGTCCACTCTTCAAGGAACTGGCACCCAACAGTGAGGTCTTCTACGTTGAAAACCTCCGGGACATAAAAGCCCTCGCCAAGATTTACGGTACGGACGAGAACGACCCGTCCCTTGCAGGGGTTGATTTAGATAGCATAAGGAACGCCGTGAACGGGCTGGCCAAGTTAATAGGCGAGCCGCCCAAGTACTACGCCATACTGAAGATGGACGGCGACAACATGGGCAAGATAATAAGCGGTGATAGAGCGGTGAAGACCCTCAGAGAGTACGCCCTCGGAGACGCCCCTAACCTCTCAAGACCGGTTACGCCGCCGATACACATAGCCATAACCCGCTCCCTCAGCAGGTTCGCGGTGGACAAGGTGCCCGCTGAGAGCGAGAGGAAGAAGGCAGAACTGCTCTACGCGGGTGGAGATGACGTTTTCGCCCTCATTCCGACGGATAAGAGTGTCGGGCTCGCTTACAACCTTCAAGAGCACTTCAGGACTGACTGGGACGGGTTTGAGCCCCTCCAGGGCCGCACGACGAGCATGAGCGCGGGCCTTCTGGTGGTCTACTACAAGGAACCCCTCTACAGCGCCGTCAGGAGGGTCAACGAGCTGGAGCACCTCGCCAAGGAGAGCGGAAAGAACGCCCTGGCGATAGGCTACCTCAAGCACAGCGGTAGCTACTACAGGATTGCCGTGAACTGGAGGCTCTTTGAGGGGCAAGAGAGCTCTCCGCTCCAGTCCCTCCTGAGGGAGTTACAGGAAGATGAAAAGGGACTGAGCAACAAGGTAATCTACGAGATAGCCGATGGGGTGGATACGTGGCCCAACGACCCCGACGCCGTCCTCAACCTCCTCAAGTACGAGCTGTCGAGGCACTCGAACTATAAAGAAAAAAAGGACGAGCAGGTCTTCAGGAGGCTGGCCGAGTTCCTCTGGGTCGCGAGGCACGTGAGGGTAAGGGTGAGCGGAGAGGACCTCAGGAAGCTCGGCCTGAAGGACGACAGGGAGACCGCTACAAAGATCAACAAGGCGATAGAGGAGATCATCGTGGACGATCCGGTGAGAGGCGAACCCGACGAGAGGTTTGGTGACCTGGAGAGGGAGCTGGCAAACTTCATGAATGGTGGAAATGGCGAGGGGCTGTGGTTTAAGCGCCTCACGGCAGGGCTCTCTTCAGTGGTAGGCGAAAACAAGGCCTCTGAAATAGCCGGCCTCGTCCTCAGGAAACAGCTGAGGGACGCGGCGCATCTCTTGAAGGTGCTCCTCGAGATGGGGGTGGGAGCGTGA
- the cmr1 gene encoding type III-B CRISPR module RAMP protein Cmr1 yields MYRATFELEAVTPVFMRGADQGRAEFRAASVKGVMRWWFRALAGAYLGNDVRKLKEIEGRIFGSAGSGGSRRSLVTVSAKALREPTPLIGAEKKADSNFRREFLYNEVSYLFFSLKMGLNKFSNVPTHYPDGSKFQVTISSHDRDAFVLASASLWLATALGGFGFRARRGAGSLRITKVSFSDGETDEEIRRFLKTIETATLDDFKHDLEKILKNETLRESAGRVFGKNSGQPPQVPSFPNLAKIKVLVSKNSYQRPMDALKSLQEAYAGRYNSYKRAYTGGVRFGFADREFSSEAIGNLLGGKTKKEYRYYFGTPVVYANWKVEVRGLGGEREFSRRASSLILTVKKIKGSYYPVVVIVPYQYLPGHRGKFRARKGNTTVEIEVLTSRGTAFTNEDFVEWVTTHVVNGFKGRGFEEVYP; encoded by the coding sequence ATGTATAGGGCCACTTTTGAGCTCGAGGCCGTAACGCCGGTCTTCATGAGGGGCGCCGACCAGGGAAGGGCCGAGTTCCGTGCCGCAAGCGTCAAGGGAGTGATGCGCTGGTGGTTCAGGGCCCTTGCCGGGGCTTACCTCGGGAACGATGTCAGAAAGCTGAAGGAAATTGAAGGAAGGATTTTCGGATCCGCCGGGAGCGGCGGGAGCAGGAGAAGCCTCGTAACTGTTTCCGCGAAGGCCCTCAGAGAACCAACGCCCCTGATTGGCGCTGAAAAAAAAGCTGACTCCAACTTCCGTAGGGAGTTCCTGTACAATGAGGTCAGTTACCTGTTCTTCTCGCTCAAGATGGGCCTCAACAAATTTTCAAATGTTCCCACACACTACCCCGACGGCTCAAAATTCCAGGTCACAATAAGCTCCCACGACAGGGACGCCTTCGTGCTGGCCTCCGCCTCCCTGTGGCTCGCGACAGCACTGGGTGGCTTTGGGTTCAGGGCAAGAAGAGGAGCGGGAAGTTTGAGGATAACGAAAGTCTCCTTCAGCGATGGGGAGACCGACGAAGAGATAAGGAGGTTTCTAAAAACCATTGAAACTGCAACCCTGGACGACTTCAAACACGACCTCGAAAAAATACTCAAGAACGAAACCCTCAGAGAGTCCGCCGGCAGGGTGTTTGGAAAGAACTCCGGGCAACCTCCCCAGGTGCCATCATTCCCCAACCTGGCCAAAATCAAGGTTTTAGTCTCAAAGAACTCTTACCAGAGGCCTATGGATGCGCTCAAATCCCTCCAGGAAGCTTATGCCGGCAGGTATAATTCCTATAAAAGAGCATACACCGGCGGGGTAAGGTTTGGGTTTGCGGACAGGGAATTTTCTTCCGAAGCTATTGGAAATCTCCTTGGGGGAAAAACGAAAAAAGAATACCGGTACTACTTCGGAACTCCGGTCGTATACGCGAACTGGAAGGTTGAAGTTAGGGGACTCGGTGGGGAGAGAGAGTTCTCGCGCAGGGCGTCGTCACTCATTCTCACCGTCAAGAAGATCAAAGGAAGCTATTACCCTGTGGTCGTCATAGTCCCCTACCAGTATCTCCCCGGGCACAGGGGTAAGTTCCGGGCCAGGAAGGGTAACACCACGGTCGAAATCGAGGTTCTCACCTCCCGGGGGACTGCCTTCACCAACGAGGATTTTGTGGAGTGGGTTACCACTCACGTCGTTAATGGGTTTAAGGGAAGAGGATTTGAGGAGGTGTATCCATGA
- a CDS encoding CRISPR-associated ring nuclease, translated as MRAYVTTVGTSPEAVFNPLWYLMEVRGWVPDEVHLLWNEKVKEQLEKTERLLEKLGKAYGVEIRAIADEEKLFTEEDPVEFRDKVLSTIKSLKALGYEVVVDITPGRKFMSALLLGAALAGGADEVTYLHLEDWTRYIGKLLFEVPMVKQRLFFTEELTGKKGTASFGGRKKGSPEKLPVRREHLMALLDSLYLDGETSLTVKTRAAPSMADQTEPPDSGRNEVILGTVRLDKEALYRVPALVNLNDELHGDFGVFRQALIAGGMVPFENWGGLVSLIKTLKASGRPVYIGFDTNALMQRAFSRVLAEEGLKERGNLIVDFVYSDEVALEVGQIANHKLPYSQELGEFSNQPTPRARLAELAKVELESMRKLGAERAGSRETFHGDTKIALDYKAFAEEKKANVVVLTADDRAYSQMDAMKGSGLVPFKLEARVEPGKAYPGSWEALRDTLYTLTVVLGEVWLGRYKLTGVWRGKGSSDWVRELVYLSGFEYGRVLKALKGAFLPLPFPFFRLHRRASGSRAEKTSQGLF; from the coding sequence ATGAGGGCCTACGTGACCACCGTTGGGACATCGCCTGAGGCCGTTTTCAACCCCCTCTGGTACCTCATGGAGGTAAGGGGCTGGGTTCCAGATGAAGTGCACCTGCTCTGGAACGAAAAGGTTAAAGAACAGCTCGAGAAGACTGAGCGGCTTTTGGAAAAGCTCGGGAAAGCGTACGGCGTGGAGATCAGGGCCATAGCCGACGAAGAGAAGCTCTTCACGGAGGAAGACCCGGTCGAGTTCAGGGACAAGGTCCTCAGCACAATCAAGTCCCTCAAGGCACTCGGCTACGAGGTGGTCGTGGACATAACTCCGGGCAGGAAGTTCATGAGTGCCCTCCTCCTCGGGGCGGCCCTGGCCGGCGGGGCGGACGAGGTTACCTACCTCCACCTCGAGGACTGGACGAGGTACATTGGGAAGCTACTCTTTGAGGTCCCGATGGTAAAGCAGAGGCTCTTCTTCACGGAGGAGCTGACCGGGAAGAAGGGGACTGCCAGCTTCGGCGGGAGAAAAAAGGGGTCGCCGGAAAAGCTCCCGGTGAGGAGAGAGCACCTGATGGCGCTCCTCGATTCCCTCTACCTTGACGGGGAGACATCCCTGACCGTAAAGACCAGGGCGGCCCCCTCCATGGCAGACCAAACCGAGCCCCCGGACTCCGGGAGGAACGAGGTAATCCTCGGCACCGTCCGCCTCGATAAAGAGGCGCTCTACAGGGTGCCGGCCCTCGTGAACCTCAACGATGAGCTCCACGGCGACTTCGGGGTCTTCAGGCAGGCCCTCATAGCCGGGGGGATGGTCCCCTTCGAGAACTGGGGCGGGCTGGTCTCCCTCATCAAAACCCTCAAGGCCAGCGGGAGGCCAGTCTACATAGGCTTCGACACCAACGCGCTCATGCAGAGGGCCTTCTCGAGGGTTCTCGCCGAGGAGGGGCTGAAGGAGAGGGGGAACCTGATAGTTGACTTCGTTTACTCGGACGAGGTGGCCCTTGAGGTCGGCCAAATAGCAAACCACAAGCTCCCCTACTCCCAGGAACTCGGCGAATTCTCCAACCAGCCGACGCCGAGGGCCAGACTCGCGGAGCTGGCGAAGGTCGAGCTTGAGAGCATGAGGAAACTTGGCGCCGAGAGGGCGGGCTCGAGGGAGACCTTCCACGGCGACACGAAGATAGCCCTCGACTACAAGGCCTTCGCCGAGGAGAAGAAAGCGAACGTCGTGGTTCTGACGGCGGACGACAGGGCCTACTCACAGATGGACGCCATGAAGGGGAGCGGCCTGGTCCCCTTCAAGCTCGAGGCGAGGGTCGAACCGGGGAAGGCATACCCGGGGAGCTGGGAAGCGCTGAGGGACACGCTCTACACCCTCACGGTCGTCCTCGGGGAGGTCTGGCTCGGGAGGTACAAGCTGACCGGGGTATGGAGGGGCAAGGGTTCCAGCGACTGGGTCAGAGAGCTGGTCTACCTGAGCGGTTTCGAGTACGGGAGGGTGCTTAAGGCCCTCAAGGGTGCGTTTCTTCCTTTGCCTTTCCCGTTTTTTCGTTTGCACCGGCGGGCCAGCGGCTCCCGGGCAGAAAAGACCTCTCAAGGCCTTTTTTAG
- the taw2 gene encoding tRNA(Phe) (4-demethylwyosine(37)-C(7)) aminocarboxypropyltransferase Taw2 — MRTQTIKPRIREILSRELPPELVELLPKHWVRIGDVIILPLRRELEPYRGRIAEVYAGVLGAKAVLRKGHIHGETRNPDYELLYGTDTITVHVENGVKYKLDVAKIMFSPANVKERVRMGKVARPGELVVDMFAGIGHLSLPMAVHGKARVIAIEKSPYTFRFLVENIELNNVQDRVTAYNIDNRDFPGENIADRILMGYVSTTHEFIPKALSIARDGAIIHYHNTVPERLMPEEPFATFLRIAKEHGYEAEKLNELVIKRYAPGVWHVVVDVRVYRR; from the coding sequence ATGAGGACTCAGACCATAAAGCCGAGGATAAGGGAGATACTCTCGAGGGAGCTTCCTCCAGAGCTGGTCGAACTCCTCCCAAAACACTGGGTCAGGATAGGCGACGTCATAATCCTGCCCCTCAGGAGGGAGCTTGAGCCCTACAGGGGGAGGATAGCCGAAGTTTACGCCGGAGTCCTCGGGGCTAAGGCTGTCCTCAGGAAGGGCCACATCCACGGGGAGACGAGAAACCCCGACTACGAGCTCCTCTACGGGACGGACACCATAACGGTTCACGTGGAAAACGGCGTCAAGTACAAGCTCGACGTGGCTAAAATAATGTTCTCCCCCGCAAACGTCAAGGAGCGCGTGAGGATGGGCAAAGTTGCAAGACCTGGCGAGCTGGTGGTGGACATGTTCGCCGGGATCGGCCACCTAAGCCTGCCGATGGCAGTCCACGGGAAGGCGAGGGTAATAGCGATAGAAAAGAGCCCCTACACATTCCGCTTTCTGGTTGAGAACATCGAGCTCAATAATGTCCAGGACAGGGTGACGGCCTACAACATTGACAACCGCGACTTTCCGGGGGAAAACATTGCCGACAGGATCCTCATGGGCTACGTATCAACGACACACGAGTTCATACCGAAAGCCCTGAGCATAGCCAGGGACGGGGCGATAATCCACTACCACAACACCGTCCCGGAGAGGCTCATGCCCGAGGAGCCCTTCGCAACCTTCCTAAGGATAGCTAAGGAGCACGGTTATGAGGCGGAAAAGCTCAACGAGCTGGTGATAAAGCGCTACGCACCCGGCGTCTGGCACGTGGTGGTCGATGTCAGGGTTTACAGGAGGTAG
- the cas6 gene encoding CRISPR-associated endoribonuclease Cas6, with protein sequence MRLKISLEPLNRNFERPNKHAVQGFIYNMLKDSEYGERHDEPKFKFFTFSDFFTDPAGRPTLLISSPERGFINTLHSTIRERETVHIGQQELRVVELKKFRLPLRRAFQTGSPIVLYRNAEENEYFKLHQHRDLRFFLERLKENAEKKYGAFYGDEFTLEGPIFDRLIPKLRNNGKLDVYVKVVKNGVPFPVIGSNWELLEKERIKPEERRFYRFIMDAGLGEKNSLGFGFLNPVRR encoded by the coding sequence ATGAGGCTTAAAATCTCCTTGGAGCCCCTGAACAGGAACTTTGAGAGACCCAATAAGCACGCCGTTCAGGGGTTTATCTATAACATGCTTAAGGACTCGGAGTACGGGGAAAGGCACGATGAACCAAAGTTTAAGTTCTTCACGTTCTCCGACTTCTTTACCGACCCCGCCGGGAGGCCGACGCTCCTGATATCTTCACCTGAAAGAGGCTTCATTAATACCCTCCACAGCACTATCCGGGAGAGGGAAACCGTCCACATCGGCCAGCAGGAGCTGAGGGTTGTCGAGCTCAAGAAGTTCAGGCTCCCCCTGAGAAGGGCCTTCCAGACGGGCTCCCCGATAGTCCTTTATAGAAACGCCGAGGAAAACGAGTACTTCAAGCTCCACCAGCACAGGGACCTGCGCTTCTTCCTCGAGAGGCTCAAGGAGAACGCGGAGAAGAAGTACGGCGCGTTTTACGGGGACGAGTTCACCCTTGAGGGGCCCATCTTCGACAGGCTTATCCCGAAGCTCAGGAACAACGGGAAACTGGACGTTTACGTAAAGGTCGTCAAGAACGGCGTCCCCTTCCCGGTCATAGGCTCCAACTGGGAGCTCCTTGAGAAGGAGCGCATAAAGCCGGAGGAAAGGCGCTTCTACCGCTTTATAATGGACGCCGGCCTCGGGGAGAAGAACAGCCTCGGCTTTGGGTTTTTGAACCCTGTCAGGAGGTGA
- the cas10 gene encoding type III-A CRISPR-associated protein Cas10/Csm1, giving the protein MELRELVSLGGLLHDIGKPVQRAGFYSGDHPKQGAEFLRELARSTGREEYKLLALFSEFHHQGYMNETEMRKKISEVRPERFGLGEEDVLRALWIVYEADNLSSAEREEGKPEQIRPLYSIFNREKGYPPVTLEFGRELPVPGDIESLEKSNYERVVNGLREDLKKVELRVDRILPVLEKHLTFVSSATAKGNVISLYDHMRMTSAIALAMLNAGCTAEDVATGRCKREKRFLLIEGDLSGIQDFIYEVSGKGTLKYLRARSAYLELISWDIILEVLNRLGLTRANVIFNAGGHFLILAQNTEGARKELESIRKHVVEWLYREFDGKLYLALDWEAVGGEELGRKGDKNLFAEARKRLKEKLNIRKLRRFCEVEDPFRGPEAGERLEECAVCGKEVPESELEPFRLGDDPSVKVCRTCNELVELGKELPKVKGFILDRKAREGEGITKGPFRHFIPYVGEQMPMGEILLLKNTLDVPGNLPGGIEFVPYLVADYFKPSAEDKYAVADFEELAENSTGTRRLGVLKGDVDNLGLFFMDMDSPSKLATASRFMDYFFKAYLNEVIKGKFEYLMGEIPSLGDWPKEPDVVVVYAGGDDLFIVGAWDQVFELAFRIREAFRAYTGNGRSLSAALGYFHPKTPIYRMADAVSGRLEKAKREGRDKDRVFVIERTAPRGFPVAYRWKQYEELWKAYKPRVYAGNGRLAKELESKKSLLWRVLELRELYVRDPKGVKWAYLIAYLLGRHKLSSLFPELVGIDAGAALKGEPQPIYWVDGVLKVVLMAVRG; this is encoded by the coding sequence TTGGAGTTGAGGGAGTTGGTTAGCCTCGGCGGGCTCCTCCACGACATTGGGAAGCCCGTCCAGAGGGCAGGCTTTTATTCGGGTGATCATCCGAAACAGGGGGCGGAGTTCCTCAGGGAACTCGCGAGGAGTACCGGCAGGGAGGAATACAAACTTCTGGCCCTGTTCTCAGAGTTCCACCACCAGGGCTATATGAACGAAACGGAGATGAGAAAAAAGATCAGCGAAGTCCGCCCTGAACGCTTTGGGCTCGGTGAAGAGGACGTCCTCAGGGCGCTGTGGATCGTCTATGAGGCGGACAACCTTTCCTCCGCCGAGAGGGAGGAAGGAAAGCCGGAGCAGATAAGGCCGCTCTACTCAATATTCAACAGGGAAAAGGGCTATCCACCGGTTACCCTCGAATTCGGCAGGGAGTTGCCGGTTCCGGGTGATATCGAGAGCTTAGAAAAATCGAACTACGAGCGCGTGGTGAACGGCCTCAGGGAAGACCTCAAAAAGGTCGAACTCAGAGTTGACAGGATCCTCCCGGTTCTTGAGAAGCACCTCACCTTTGTAAGCTCCGCAACAGCTAAGGGAAACGTCATCTCGCTCTACGACCACATGAGGATGACCTCTGCCATCGCACTGGCGATGCTGAACGCCGGCTGCACCGCTGAAGACGTGGCAACTGGAAGGTGCAAAAGGGAGAAGAGGTTCCTCCTGATCGAGGGCGACTTGTCAGGTATACAGGACTTCATTTATGAAGTCAGTGGAAAGGGAACCCTCAAGTACCTCCGCGCGAGGAGCGCCTACCTCGAGCTTATCTCATGGGACATCATCTTAGAAGTCCTCAACAGGCTTGGCCTGACGAGGGCCAACGTCATCTTCAACGCCGGCGGCCACTTCCTCATACTCGCCCAGAACACGGAAGGTGCCAGAAAGGAGCTCGAAAGCATCAGGAAGCACGTTGTGGAGTGGCTCTACCGCGAATTTGACGGGAAGCTTTACCTTGCTTTAGACTGGGAGGCAGTGGGCGGTGAAGAGCTCGGACGGAAGGGCGACAAGAACCTCTTCGCCGAGGCGAGGAAGAGGCTGAAGGAAAAGCTGAACATCAGGAAGCTGAGGCGCTTCTGTGAAGTTGAAGACCCCTTCAGGGGGCCAGAAGCAGGTGAAAGGCTCGAAGAGTGCGCCGTCTGCGGAAAGGAAGTGCCCGAGAGCGAACTTGAGCCCTTCAGGCTGGGCGACGACCCAAGTGTGAAGGTCTGCAGGACGTGCAACGAACTCGTGGAACTTGGCAAAGAACTGCCCAAGGTTAAGGGGTTTATACTCGACAGAAAGGCCCGCGAGGGCGAGGGAATAACGAAAGGCCCCTTCAGGCATTTCATACCCTACGTCGGGGAACAGATGCCGATGGGGGAAATCCTTCTCCTTAAGAACACCCTCGACGTCCCCGGGAACCTTCCGGGGGGCATTGAGTTCGTGCCCTACCTTGTGGCTGACTACTTTAAGCCGAGTGCTGAGGATAAGTACGCGGTTGCAGACTTCGAGGAACTGGCGGAAAACTCCACAGGAACGAGGAGGCTCGGCGTCCTCAAGGGCGACGTGGACAACCTCGGGCTGTTCTTCATGGACATGGACAGCCCCTCAAAGCTCGCCACAGCCTCACGCTTCATGGACTACTTCTTCAAGGCCTACCTGAACGAGGTTATCAAGGGCAAGTTTGAATATTTGATGGGAGAAATCCCTTCGCTCGGGGACTGGCCAAAAGAACCGGACGTCGTGGTTGTTTACGCCGGCGGGGACGACCTCTTCATAGTTGGCGCCTGGGACCAGGTCTTTGAGCTGGCCTTTAGGATTAGGGAAGCCTTCAGGGCCTACACGGGAAACGGGAGAAGCCTATCGGCCGCCCTGGGTTATTTCCACCCCAAGACCCCAATCTACAGGATGGCGGATGCCGTCTCCGGGAGGCTTGAGAAGGCAAAAAGAGAGGGGAGAGACAAGGACAGGGTCTTCGTGATAGAGAGGACAGCCCCCAGAGGATTCCCAGTCGCTTACCGCTGGAAGCAGTACGAGGAACTCTGGAAGGCCTACAAACCGAGGGTCTACGCCGGAAACGGCAGACTGGCTAAGGAACTTGAGTCAAAGAAAAGCCTGCTCTGGCGCGTTCTTGAGCTCAGGGAGCTCTACGTTAGAGACCCGAAGGGCGTGAAGTGGGCCTATCTGATAGCCTACCTCCTCGGCAGGCACAAGCTTTCCAGTCTCTTCCCCGAGCTCGTCGGGATAGATGCCGGGGCCGCCCTGAAGGGTGAGCCCCAGCCGATTTACTGGGTTGATGGTGTATTGAAGGTTGTCTTGATGGCCGTTAGGGGGTGA
- the csm2 gene encoding type III-A CRISPR-associated protein Csm2 has translation MSDRYSSRGMEKPQGEAQRSDVSKLFGDNPDVIGIREAFEKNRISRNDIEPYFKKIAEELEKSRRDGTFPGWSPEKRLANAIVVAAYLRAQNLKTNQVRKVLEMARTIELKLKKGDTDIKDDVVKTRYLLAYTVGRATGGAKYALDAFHRILDPMLALLTENTDVSRFEEVYDFLQAVVAYHRFFGGGE, from the coding sequence ATGAGTGATAGATACTCAAGCCGCGGTATGGAGAAACCCCAAGGGGAGGCCCAGAGAAGCGACGTCAGTAAACTCTTCGGGGACAACCCCGATGTGATAGGAATACGCGAAGCCTTCGAAAAGAACAGGATATCAAGGAACGACATTGAGCCATACTTCAAAAAGATAGCGGAGGAGCTGGAAAAGAGCAGGAGAGATGGGACTTTTCCCGGCTGGAGTCCGGAGAAGAGGCTTGCAAACGCCATTGTGGTGGCGGCTTATCTCAGGGCCCAGAACCTCAAAACCAACCAGGTAAGGAAAGTCCTTGAGATGGCGCGGACAATCGAGCTGAAGCTGAAGAAGGGTGACACGGACATAAAGGACGACGTTGTGAAGACCCGCTACCTGCTGGCGTATACCGTTGGTAGGGCCACGGGAGGGGCAAAGTATGCCCTCGATGCGTTCCACAGAATCCTCGACCCAATGCTGGCCCTTCTAACGGAAAACACCGATGTTAGTCGCTTTGAGGAGGTTTATGACTTCCTCCAGGCTGTTGTTGCGTACCACAGGTTCTTTGGAGGTGGTGAATGA